The Sulfitobacter sp. SK011 genome contains the following window.
GCCAATGATCAGCGCCGGATCAATCTCCATCGGCGGCTCAAACACACATAGCCGGAATGAATTGGCTACCTTCGATGCCAGTTGCGCAGGCACGAGCGCAATGAGGTCGCTTTCGCTCACCGCGCGGCAGACGCCGCTGAAGACGGGAACGGTCATCGCAACTTGTCGGCTTTTTCCGACCCGGTTTAGGGCTGCATCACCCATCGCGGTCAAGTTGCCTTCGGGAGAAAACAGGACGTGATGAAGCGCGCAGAAGACGTCCATCGGCATGTGCATCCCATCCTTCAGTTCCGCGGTGCCTGGATTGCCTGCGCGCGCGATCACGTGGAACGGAGAACTGAACAAAGGCTCCCGGTTGACCCATTCCGGCAGCGCCAGGTCGGGGATCAGCGCGATGTCGGCGTTGCGCCGTTCAAGGCTTGCCACGTAATCGTTGGGAACAAGATCGACGAGCTGCGCCCTGATGTGTGGCGCTGATTTCTGTAGGAGATCACCCAAGGGCGGCATCAAAAGCTCGGCGAAAAAGTCGCTTGCTGCAATCCTGAAAGTGCCTTCGGCGGTTTGTGGGTCAAAAGCAGCCGGTCGGGTGAGCAACGCCTCCAGACGCTCAAGCTCTTCTCTCAACCCGGCTTCGAGTCCCGCCGCATAGTCTGTGGCGACCAACCGGTTGCTCTGCCGGATGAAAAGTTGATCACCCAATGCATGGCGCAGACGGGAGAGAGCTCCCGAGACTGAAGATTGCGACATGGCCAGCCTGTCGGCCGCCTTGACGGTTGATCCATCGCGAAAGAGGGCGTCAAGCACGCGAAGAAGGTTCAGGTCGAGCGTTGCGAAATTCACCTAGGCGATATCCTTTATCGGATAATGCGATTTGCCTGATAGGTTGGCCTTCCAGTAGGCTTATGTCAACGAAAGCGCTTTCGTTTCAATCCACTGCCAAGGGAGAGAGACGATGAAAGATCTGGCCCAAATCGACGGAGCCATCGAATGGCTCGGTGTTCAATACAAGACGATCCTGACCCCCGAACAAACCGGCGGATCAATGTCCATCGTGGATAGCTGGTCTCCGGCAGGGAGCGGCCCCCCACGTCATGTGCATAAGAACGAGGACGAAACTTTCGTGATCATGACCGGGGCCTGCAAGTTCTGGCTGGAAGGTGACGAATTCACGGCAGGCGCGGGCGAAAGTGTCTTCATTCCCCGGGGCAAGGAGCATACCTTCAAGGTCGTTGGCGATAAGCCGTGCCGCCATCTGGTGATCCTCACACCTGGTGGTTTCGAGGGGTTCTTTGCGGATATGGCGGCTGGCCAGTACCGCATCCCGGAAGACATGCCTGCCATCGAAAAATCCGCAAAGCAGCACAATATGGCCTTCACCGGCCCACCACTGGACTGACCAAATGACAGAAAAACATATCGTTTACCACATTCCCGTCTGCCCCTTTTCACAGCGCCTGGAAATCCTGTTGGCC
Protein-coding sequences here:
- a CDS encoding LysR family transcriptional regulator translates to MNFATLDLNLLRVLDALFRDGSTVKAADRLAMSQSSVSGALSRLRHALGDQLFIRQSNRLVATDYAAGLEAGLREELERLEALLTRPAAFDPQTAEGTFRIAASDFFAELLMPPLGDLLQKSAPHIRAQLVDLVPNDYVASLERRNADIALIPDLALPEWVNREPLFSSPFHVIARAGNPGTAELKDGMHMPMDVFCALHHVLFSPEGNLTAMGDAALNRVGKSRQVAMTVPVFSGVCRAVSESDLIALVPAQLASKVANSFRLCVFEPPMEIDPALIIGIWHKRSDNNPMASWMRRQVFSLMTALDVDT
- a CDS encoding cupin domain-containing protein; this encodes MKDLAQIDGAIEWLGVQYKTILTPEQTGGSMSIVDSWSPAGSGPPRHVHKNEDETFVIMTGACKFWLEGDEFTAGAGESVFIPRGKEHTFKVVGDKPCRHLVILTPGGFEGFFADMAAGQYRIPEDMPAIEKSAKQHNMAFTGPPLD